A region from the Rosa rugosa chromosome 6, drRosRugo1.1, whole genome shotgun sequence genome encodes:
- the LOC133716803 gene encoding stemmadenine O-acetyltransferase-like, with product MEITIISRYTAKPSSSSLQHLKPHKLSLFDQLTPATYVPFILFYPNSSLTTNLSQTLVHLKTSLCETLTLYYPISGRIKNNLYIYDFDAGVPYLEARVNCRLPEFLKLQETQLLNDLLPVLPFRKETDHSDLLPLLACQINVFACGGLAISASVSHKIFDGDTGYAVLKTWASIFRGARDDIVHPNLSQASLFFPPRDPLPQNYLDLMDSLWFKRSNYVSKRFVFDAKSIATLRARSTSENVPKPTRVEILTSFIWKHAMAASRALSSGTSPKTSIVVHAVNMRPRMNSQMRLDTVMIGNLFWWAVAAADASEADAHDLRDLVNIITESIKGFDSEHLESLQETPDIYAFTSWASFFKQVDFGWGSPFWIGTMGKVGPAFRNLTVFVERQWDRGIEAWVNLEENQMALLEKDPQFLAFASPNPGISSM from the exons ATGGAGATCACTATTATCTCCAGATATACTGCgaaaccatcttcttcttcacttcagcATCTAAAACCTCACAAACTTTCCCTCTTCGACCAGCTCACTCCCGCGACTTACGTCCCATTTATCTTGTTCTACCCCAACTCATCATTAACTACCAATCTTTCCCAGACCTTAGTCCACTTGAAGACCTCTCTATGCGAGACCCTCACTCTCTACTACCCAATTTCCGGCCGCATCAAGAACAACCTCTACATTTATGATTTCGACGCGGGTGTCCCATACCTCGAAGCCCGAGTCAATTGTCGCCTGCCTGAGTTTCTTAAGCTTCAAGAAACCCAGCTGCTAAACGACCTCCTTCCAGTTCTTCCATTCCGGAAGGAAACGGATCACTCAGATCTGCTTCCCTTGCTTGCTTGTCAAATCAATGTTTTCGCTTGCGGTGGATTGGCAATCTCTGCCTCCGTGTCTCACAAGATTTTCGATGGGGATACGGGATACGCTGTTCTCAAAACTTGGGCTTCTATTTTTCGCGGAGCTCGCGACGACATCGTACACCCTAATCTCTCCCAAGCCTCCCTGTTCTTCCCACCAAGAGATCCATTGCCTCAGAACTATCTGGATTTAATGGATAGCTTGTGGTTTAAGCGAAGCAATTATGTTTCAAAGAGATTTGTGTTTGATGCCAAATCCATAGCCACACTGCGAGCAAGATCGACGAGCGAAAACGTTCCCAAGCCCACACGTGTGGAGATACTAACTAGTTTTATCTGGAAACATGCAATGGCTGCTTCTAGGGCACTGTCATCCg GTACTTCACCAAAGACATCCATAGTCGTTCATGCAGTGAACATGAGACCGCGAATGAATTCACAAATGCGATTGGATACTGTCATGATCGGAAATCTTTTTTGGTGGGCCGTAGCTGCCGCCGACGCTTCTGAGGCAGACGCTCATGACTTGCGTGACTTAGTGAACATAATTACGGAATCAATCAAGGGATTCGATAGTGAGCATTTGGAGAGTTTGCAAG AAACACCGGATATCTATGCATTCACAAGCTGGGCTAGCTTTTTTAAACAGGTTGATTTTGGTTGGGGGAGTCCATTTTGGATCGGAACCATGGGGAAAGTCGGTCCTGCATTTAGAAATCTCACTGTGTTCGTCGAGAGACAATGGGATAGAGGCATTGAAGCATGGGTGAACTTGGAGGAAAACCAAATGGCTCTGTTAGAGAAAGACCCCCAGTTTTTAGCATTTGCTTCTCCAAATCCTGGAATATCAAGCATGTAA
- the LOC133717350 gene encoding pelargonidin 3-O-(6-caffeoylglucoside) 5-O-(6-O-malonylglucoside) 4'''-malonyltransferase-like: protein MRPRMNSQMRSDTVMIGNLFWWAVAAADASEADAHDLRDLVNIIKESIKGFDSEYLESLQGEDGGFGTISEFCNQLEAMLSSETPDIYAFTSWASILKQVDFGWGRPFWIGAMGKVGPAFRNLTVFVDRQWDRGIEAWVNLEENQMALLEKDPQFLAFASPNPGISSM, encoded by the coding sequence ATGAGACCGCGAATGAATTCACAAATGCGATCGGATACTGTCATGATCGGAAATCTTTTTTGGTGGGCCGTAGCTGCCGCCGACGCTTCTGAGGCAGACGCTCATGACTTGCGTGACTTAGTGAACATAATTAAGGAATCAATCAAGGGATTCGATAGTGAGTATTTGGAGAGTTTGCAAGGTGAAGATGGTGGATTCGGAACCATTTCTGAGTTTTGTAATCAGCTTGAGGCTATGCTTTCCTCAGAAACACCGGATATCTATGCATTCACAAGCTGGGCTAGCATTTTAAAACAGGTTGATTTTGGTTGGGGGAGGCCATTTTGGATCGGAGCCATGGGGAAAGTTGGTCCTGCATTTAGAAATCTCACTGTGTTCGTCGACAGACAATGGGATAGGGGCATTGAAGCATGGGTGAACTTGGAGGAAAACCAAATGGCTCTGTTAGAGAAAGACCCCCAGTTTTTAGCATTTGCTTCTCCAAATCCTGGAATATCAAGCATGTAA